The Colius striatus isolate bColStr4 chromosome 24, bColStr4.1.hap1, whole genome shotgun sequence genome includes a window with the following:
- the TENT5B gene encoding terminal nucleotidyltransferase 5B has translation MLVAAAGPAPGPAEQSAGDGGRFSVLTWEQVQRLDQILGEAVPIHGRGNFPTLSVRPRTIVQVVRSRLEKKGIVVHNVRLNGSAASHVLHQDSGLGYKDLDLIFGVDLKTEDVFQLVKDVVMDCLLDFLPEGVNKDKITPMTLKEAYVQKLVKVCNETDRWSLISLSNNSGKNVELKFVDSLRRQFEFSVDSFQIILDSLLLFGECSENPMAENFHPTVTGESMYGDFEEAMDHLRNRVIATRNPEEIRGGGLLKYCNLLVRGFKPKSEVDMKALQRYMCSRFFIDFSDIGEQQRKLECYLQSHFVGMESKRYDYLMTLHRVVNESTVCLMGHERRQTLNLIAMLAVRVLAEQNIIPTVTNVTCYYQPAPYISEINFNYYITHVQPFMPCNQSYPTWLPCN, from the exons ATGCtggtggcggcggcggggcccgctCCGGGCCCGGCGGAGCAGAGCGCTGGCGACGGCGGCCGCTTCAGCGTCCTGACGTGGGAGCAGGTGCAGCGGCTGGACCAGATCCTGGGCGAGGCTGTGCCCATCCACGGCCGCGGCAACTTCCCCACGCTGTCCGTGCGACCCCGCACCATCGTGCAG GTTGTCCGTAGCCgcctggagaagaaaggaaTCGTGGTGCACAACGTGAGGCTCAACGGCTCAGCAGCCAGTCATGTCCTGCACCAGGACAGTGGCTTGGGCTACAAAGACCTTGACCTCATCTTTGGAGTGGATCTGAAGACTGAAGATGTCTTCCAGCTTGTTAAGGATGTGGTCATGGACTGCCTGCTTGATTTCCTCCCAGAAGGGGTTAACAAAGACAAGATCACCCCCATGACTCTGAAGGAGGCCTATGtgcagaagctggtgaaggtTTGCAACGAGACCGACCGCTGGAGCCTCATCTCCCTCTCCAACAACAGCGGCAAGAACGTGGAGCTCAAATTCGTGGACTCCCTCAGGCGACAGTTTGAGTTCAGTGTGGACTCCTTCCAGATCATCCTGGATTCCCTCCTGCTGTTTGGGGAATGCTCAGAGAACCCCATGGCTGAGAACTTCCACCCCACAGTCACAGGGGAGAGCATGTACGGGGACTTTGAGGAGGCAATGGACCATCTCCGCAACAGGGTCATCGCCACGAGGAACCCCGAGGAGATCAGAGGTGGGGGCCTTCTGAAGTACTGCAACCTCTTGGTGAGGGGATTTAAACCCAAATCAGAAGTGGATATGAAGGCACTACAGAGATACATGTGCTCCAGGTTCTTCATAGACTTCTCTGACATCGGtgagcagcagaggaagctgGAGTGCTACCTGCAGAGCCACTTTGTTGGGATGGAGAGCAAAAGATATGACTATTTGATGACCCTCCACAGGGTGGTCAATGAGAGCACAGTCTGCCTTATGGGACATGAAAGGAGACAGACCCTGAACCTCATTGCCATGCTGGCTGTGAGAGTCCTGGCTGAGCAGAACATCATCCCCACGGTCACAAACGTTACCTGCTACTACCAGCCAGCTCCTTACATCAGCGAAATCAACTTCAACTACTACATCACCCACGTGCAGCCCTTCATGCCTTGCAATCAGTCTTACCCCACGTGGCTTCCCTGTAACTGA
- the LOC133627672 gene encoding uncharacterized protein LOC133627672, protein MVMSSTAGLGRITPSPNLGWQAALGPDLLLWGRILPSLLLPVTEGAERLQLLGKAPAPSRQLRAVSRLYPHGHRPQRTVPSASSPAHRPQRIVPSAPSPAHHPQRIVPSASCPAHHPQRTVPSASSPAHRPQRIVPSASSPAHRSQRIVPSAPSPAHRPQRTVPSASSPAHRAQRIVPSAPSPAHRPQRTVPSASSPAHRAQLIVPSASSPAHRPQRIVPSAPSPAHRAQRIVPSAPSPAHRPQLIIPSAPFPAHRPQRIVPSASCPAHRPQLIIPSAPFPAHRPQRTVPSASCPAHRAQSTVPSASCPAHRAQRTVPSASCPAHRAQRTVPSASSPAHRPQRTVPSASSPAHRPQLIVPSAPCPAHHAQRTVPSSSSPAHRPQLIIPSAPFPAHRAQRTVPSSSSPAHRSQRIVPSAPSPVHRPQRIVPSASCPAHRPQRTVPSASSPAHRAQRIVPSAPSPAHRAQRTVPSAPSPAHRPQRTVPSASSPAHGAQRIVPSASSPAHRPQRIVPSAPSPAHRPQRIIPSASSPAHGAQRIVPSASSPAHRPQRIVPSTSSPAHRPQRIVPSASSPAHRPQRTVPSASSPAHRPQRIVPSASSPAHRAQRTVPSASSPAHRPQRTVPSASSPAHRPQRTVPSTSSPAHRAQRIVPSASRQHGRSEAAEAGARPSREPLPSLLRAAAAAGLGSSADSCAARHRPI, encoded by the exons ATGGTGATGAGCAGCACTGCTGGTTTGGGAAGGATAACACCCTCCCCAAATCTTGGCTG GCAGGCGGCTCTAGGACCCGACCTGCTCCTGTGGGGCCGGATCCTgccgtccctgctgctgcccgtGACGGAGGGCGCAGAGCGAC TGCAGCTCCTGGGGAAAGCCCCAGCCCCGAGCAGGCAGCTCCGAGCTGTGTCTCGGCTCTATCCCCACGGCCATCGTCCCCAGCGCACCGTCCCCAGCGCATCATCCCCAGCGCATCGTCCCCAGCGCATCGTGCCCAGCGCACCGTCCCCAGCGCATCATCCCCAGCGCATCGTTCCCAGCGCATCGTGCCCAGCGCATCATCCCCAGCGCACCGTTCCCAGCGCATCGTCCCCAGCGCACCGTCCCCAGCGCATCGTGCCCAGCGCATCGTCCCCAGCGCACCGTTCCCAGCGCATCGTGCCCAGCGCACCGTCCCCAGCGCACCGTCCCCAGCGCACCGTCCCCAGCGCATCGTCCCCAGCGCACCGTGCCCAGCGCATCGTGCCCAGCGCACCGTCCCCAGCGCACCGTCCCCAGCGCACCGTCCCCAGTGCATCGTCCCCAGCGCATCGTGCCCAGCTCATCGTGCCCAGCGCATCGTCCCCAGCGCATCGTCCCCAGCGCATCGTCCCCAGCGCACCGTCCCCAGCGCATCGTGCCCAGCGCATCGTGCCCAGCGCACCGTCCCCAGCGCATCGTCCCCAGCTCATCATCCCCAGCGCACCGTTCCCAGCGCATCGTCCCCAGCGCATCGTCCCCAGCGCATCGTGCCCAGCGCATCGTCCCCAGCTCATCATCCCCAGCGCACCGTTCCCAGCGCATCGTCCCCAGCGCACCGTCCCCAGCGCATCGTGCCCAGCGCATCGTGCCCAGAGCACCGTCCCCAGCGCATCGTGCCCAGCGCATCGTGCCCAGCGCACCGTCCCCAGCGCATCGTGCCCAGCGCATCGTGCCCAGCGCACCGTCCCCAGCGCATCGTCCCCAGCGCACCGTCCCCAGCGCACTGTCCCCAGCGCATCATCCCCAGCGCACCGTCCCCAGCTCATCGTGCCCAGCGCACCGTGCCCAGCTCATCATGCCCAGCGCACCGTCCCCAGCTCATCGTCCCCAGCGCACCGTCCCCAGCTCATCATCCCCAGCGCACCGTTCCCAGCTCATCGTGCCCAGCGCACCGTCCCCAGCTCATCATCCCCAGCGCACCGTTCCCAGCGCATCGTGCCCAGCGCACCGTCCCCAGTGCATCGTCCCCAGCGCATCGTCCCCAGCGCATCGTGCCCAGCGCACCGTCCCCAGCGCACCGTCCCCAGCGCATCGTCCCCAGCGCATCGTGCCCAGCGCATCGTCCCCAGCGCACCGTCCCCAGCGCATCGTGCCCAGCGCACCGTCCCCAGCGCACCGTCCCCAGCGCATCGTCCCCAGCGCACCGTCCCCAGCGCATCGTCCCCAGCGCATGGTGCCCAGCGCATCGTGCCCAGCGCATCGTCCCCAGCGCACCGTCCCCAGCGCATCGTGCCCAGCGCACCGTCCCCAGCGCATCGTCCCCAGCGCATCATCCCCAGCGCATCGTCCCCAGCGCATGGTGCCCAGCGCATCGTCCCCAGCGCATCGTCCCCAGCGCACCGTCCCCAGCGCATCGTCCCCAGCACATCGTCCCCAGCGCACCGTCCCCAGCGCATCGTCCCCAGCGCATCGTCCCCAGCACATCGTCCCCAGCGCACCGTCCCCAGCGCATCGTCCCCAGCGCATCGTCCCCAGCGCATCGTGCCCAGCGCATCGTCCCCAGCGCATCGTGCCCAGCGCACCGTCCCCAGCGCATCGTCCCCAGCACATCGTCCCCAGCGCACCGTCCCCAGCGCATCGTCCCCAGCGCATCGTCCCCAGCGCACCGTCCCCAGCACATCGTCCCCAGCGCATCGTGCCCAGCGCATCGTGCCCAGCGCGTCCCGCCAGCACGGGCGGAGCGAGGCTGCCGAGGCCGGGGCTCGCCCATCGCGGGAGCCGCTGCCGTCCCTCCTCCGTGCCGCCGCTGCCGCGGGGCTGGGCTCCAGCGCGGATTCCTGCGCCGCCCGTCACCGACCGATTTAG